The following is a genomic window from Amycolatopsis australiensis.
GAATCCCCGCCGAGAGCGAAGAAGTCCTCGTCCACGCCGAGGCGGTCGACGCCCAGCACCTCGGCCAGGACACCCGCCACGGCACGTTCGGTGTCCGTCCGCGGCTCGGCGCCTTCCCCGGCTTCGGCGGGCGGCGCGGGCAGGGCGCGGCGGTCGACTTTCCCGTTGCCGCTCAACGGAAGGGCGTCGAGCACGACGAACGCCGACGGCACCAGGTAGTCCGGCAGCGCCGCCGCCGCCACGGCCGCGAGGTCGCCCGGCTCCCCCACCACGTACGCCACCAGCCGCTTGACGCCGGGCCGGTCCTCACGCGCCACCACGACGACCTCGTCGACCCCGGGAGCGGCGGCGAGCACGGTCTCGATCTCGCCCGGCTCGACCCGGAAGCCGCGCACCTTCACCTGCTCGTCGACCCGGCCGAGGAACTCCAGCTCGCCGGTGCCCGTCCGGCGCACCAGGTCCCCGGTGCGGTACATGCGCTCGCCGGGCGCGCCGGACGGGTCGGCCACGAACCGGTCCGCCGTCGCGCCCGGCCGGCCCCAGTAGCCGCGGGCCAGCCCGGCGCCGGCCAGGTGGAGCTCGCCGGGTTCGCCGTCGGCGACCGGGGTGAGGCCGGCGTCGAGGACATACGCGCGCACGTCGTCGAGCGGGCGGCCGATCGGCACGGACGGCGGCACCCGGTCCGCCGACGGCAGCGGGTGGGCGGTGGCGAAGGTCGTCGTCTCGGTCGGGCCGTACCCGTCGACCACGGTCAGGCCGGGGCAGGCGCGCAGCACGCGCCGGACGGACTCGGCCGGGACGACGTCACCGCCGGTCCAGACTTCGCGCACGCCCCGGAAGCAGTCCGGTGCCTCCTGGGCGACGATCCGGAACAGCCCGGCCGTCAGCCAGAGCGCTGTCACGGCGTGTCCGGTGAGGACGGTCCGCAGCGTCTCGACGTCGAGGTCGCCGGGCGGCGCGACGACCACGGTGCCGCCGGTGAGCAGCGGCACCCACAGCTCGTAGGTCGAGGCGTCGAACGCGACCGGTGAGTGCAGCAGCACCCGCTCGTGGGCGCCGCCGGCGAAGCGCCGGTCGGCGGCGAGGGCGAGCACGTCGCGGTGCCGGACCGCGACCCCCTTGGGCGTCCCGGTCGACCCCGAGGTGTGCATCACGTAGGCCAGGCGATCCGGATCTCCGCCGGACGGCACGAACTCCTGCTCCGGCAGCGGCTCACCCACCCGCAGCAGGAGTCCACTGTGGATTCTCGCGGCCCGGGCCGGGTCGTCGGTCACCAGGATCGACACGCCCGCGTCGGCGAGCACGGACCGCAGCCTGGCGTCCGGCGCCCGGCCGTCGAGGGGTACGTACGCTCCCCCGGCCGTCACGACGGCCACCTCGGTGACCACCAGCTCTGCGGACCGGGTCAGCAGGATCCCGACCCGGTCCTCGGCCCGCAGCCCGAGCCGCACGAGGTGGGCGGCGAGCCGGCCGGCCCGCTCGCGCAGTTCGCGGTAGGTCAGCCGGGTCCCGGCCCCGTCGACGGCCACCGCGTCCGGTGCCGAGCGCGCCCGCGCGGCGAACCACTGCGCCAGGCCACCGGTGGCCGGTGCGGCCGGTCTGTGTTGCACGGTCATCGTCTTCGCTACCTTCCGGGCACGACGGGGAGCCCCGCCGGAACGGGCGGGGAGGACAGGGGGAGAACGGGTCAGCAGCGCGCGGCCAGCCGCCCGCCGATTTCGACCGCGGTCGCCGCGCCGGGCTCGCCGTGGAAGCGGCCGCAGGGTGTCACCCGGCCGGTCGCCGGGTCGCGGACGGTGAACGTGCGATCGGCGTGGAGCACGAGTCCGGGGAAGACCTCGCCGTCCACCACGAGCCGCGCGCCGCCCTCGTCCGGCGTGATCGCGTAGTCGATGGCGCCGTTGCGGTAGGTGCCGAAGTCGCCGGCGGGGAACGGGATCGTGGACGCGGCGGCGGACCGGCCGGGCCGCGGCGGGAGCTCGACGCCGAGCTCACCGAGCTCACCGGCCAGCGCGTGCCACAGGTCCACGCCGGTGGTGCCGTTGGCGGTCAGCGCGACGACGCAGGCGCCGGCCTGGTCGATCCGCAGGTGGCAGGAGGTCCCGTCGGCCGTGCCGTCGTGGCCGAGCCAGCCGGTGTCCTCGTCGCCGAAGTGCGCGATGCCCAGGCCCCAGCCGTCGGCGAGGCCGAACGGCGCGGCGACCGGGACGCGCCGGTGCATGTCGGCCGCGGTGACGACGTCGAGCAGCCCCGGCTTGCCGAGGTGGACCCGGCCCAGCGCGACCAGGTCGGTGGCGCTCATCGCGAGCGCCCCGGCGGCGTCGAGCATCGGCGGCAG
Proteins encoded in this region:
- a CDS encoding serine hydrolase domain-containing protein, whose amino-acid sequence is MQFRRDGQDDVHRSSHFRPVPAARLDALLARLARRYRVPGAQLAVAQGDDVTFAQTGVRHRDRPEPMLAGSAVPVGSVTKLATATLAMVLVADGDLDLDEPVGDVLGAPGLPVSLTTRRLLSHTSGLPSDPAETAGPLPKELRSAAPVCPPGTAFSYSNLGYALVGSVIEAVTGMGWREAVDAVVLRPLKIDPVFVGDTAVVSGHAGDRPVEQVLPPMLDAAGALAMSATDLVALGRVHLGKPGLLDVVTAADMHRRVPVAAPFGLADGWGLGIAHFGDEDTGWLGHDGTADGTSCHLRIDQAGACVVALTANGTTGVDLWHALAGELGELGVELPPRPGRSAAASTIPFPAGDFGTYRNGAIDYAITPDEGGARLVVDGEVFPGLVLHADRTFTVRDPATGRVTPCGRFHGEPGAATAVEIGGRLAARC